A stretch of Pyrenophora tritici-repentis strain M4 chromosome 7, whole genome shotgun sequence DNA encodes these proteins:
- a CDS encoding DUF3984 multi-domain protein encodes MSRSSYPQTIAASVSEQRPAAVPTKPSRPASVQYRNFSNPLADDLPSAVGAKPVGAEELQARIKAARRSRTVSQPLPEAVQRQLDQAANNPDLIHPALRARSGVPKNIHRSASHQCKPREELSIEAVMRRFSAESDGKAGLSRSRPTTPGELDGPPPVSALPAHLPPANYRPRSYPTRSRRSSMTKRPSPLSYVSSPDDSTDACSHTSRRTSASSRTSRTESKSDSCKDDDKDDMIRVVTLEASKSRLSKRKHELESRAPPGNSPEVAQLKSPPAKNRSSWHNLSRRSILCSV; translated from the exons ATGTCACGCTCCTCCTACCCCCAAACCATCGCAGCATCAGTCAGCGAGCAAAGGCCTGCCGCTGTTCCCACAAAGCCCTCTAGACCCGCGTCTGTGCAGTACAGGAATTTTTCAAACCCTCTGGCAGACGACCTCCCATCTGCTGTGGGCGCGAAACCGGTGGGCGCAGAGGAATTACAGGCCAGGATCAAGGCTGCGAGAAGGAGCAGAACCGTTTCTCAGCCACTGCCTGAAGCTGTGCAACGTCAACTGGACCAGGCGGCCAACAACCCAGACCTCATACACCCAGCACTGCGTGCCAGGAGCGGAGTACCGAAGAACATTCACCGAAGCGCCAGCCACCAGTGCAAACCCCGCGAGGAGCTCTCTATAGAGGCAGTCATGCGACGCTTTTCAGCAGAATCCGATGGTAAAGCCGGATTGAGTCGCAGTCGTCCGACGACGCCAGGTGAACTCGATGGTCCACCCCCAGTGTCTGCATTACCTGCGCATCTACCTCCTGCGAACTATCGTCCACGGTCCTATCCAACCCGGAGCAGGAGGTCTTCTATGACGAAACGCCCAAGCCCGCTATCATATGTCTCATCTCCCGATGACTCTACTGATGCATGCTCTCACACGTCAAGGCGCACTTCAGCCTCCTCTC GAACCTCCAGAACAGAGTCCAAATCCGACTCATGCAAGGACGACGACAAAGATGACATGATAAGAGTGGTTACCCTGGAAGCATCCAAGAGCCGACTCAGCAAAAGAAAACACGAACTTGAATCCCGGGCTCCACCTGGAAATTCGCCCGAAGTAGCGCAACTCAAGTCTCCACCCGCCAAGAACCGCAGCTCATGGCACAATCTATCACGACGAAGCATACTCTGCTCAGTTTAA
- a CDS encoding SMK-1 domain containing protein, producing the protein MRAANSTPGGREALAKFILAQDYIPKLIPLVDMAEDLESLSDLHRLCSIMKMLILLNDTAIIEYVVTDAVVLGVVGALEYDPDFPLHKANHRQYLDDESKFKEVVRIEDENIKRKIHYTYRLQYLKDVVLARILDDPTFSVLNSLIFFHQVDIVQHLQANVPFLKELFGIFSPKEQNLARKRDAVLFIQQCCAIAKSLQANVRAQLYQNFISSGLLEVIQFALKHQDASVRVAGTDILVSLIDHDALMVRSYIFKAIQEKTKPLTDTLIELLLIEVDLGVKAQMADAIKILLDPNANSASIEALGRTNSDFLAKMRGQLPSIPQTDSFIQNFYDESARKLFQPLKDLEGRESMDDLTMQQVSLYAHLVEVLCFFIRQHSFRSKYFILSEGLAVRVAQLMGCPEKHLKLTALKYFRTVLGFHDETHNRQIIAHELFEPILKILFDTMPRDNLLNSACLELFEFIRRENIKMIVQHLVETYREKLQAITYVDTFQNLILKYVQNHEPITTQELDNSFTSVDSDTPARHAAAMNGGKWGHGLKEVDPDEEAYFNTSDDEDEPIPGSGKLSINGASPVRPLVNYPDDDADDADMDDLTADVTASAPKISSATQTPDAATPPHPTSTASPPERVSEKRRREEDEEDELLASISTSAGPKRRASTSSNASSGSLRNLRRKSPSVNSGKDGGGTPKKISLSIPLKSSGEGGEGE; encoded by the exons ATGCGCGCCGCAAATTCCACACCAGGCGGTCGGGAAGCTTTGGCCAAGTTCATCCTCGCCCAGGACTACATACCAAAGCTGATACCGCTGGTGGACATGGCTGAAGACCTTGAAAGTTTGTCTGACCTGCATCGGCTGTGCAGCATCATGAAAATGCTTATCCTCCTCAATGACACCGCCATCATTGAATATGTAGTGACAGATGCCGTGGTTCTGGGTGTGGTTGGGGCTTTGGAAT ACGACCCTGACTTTCCCCTACATAAGGCGAACCACCGACAGTACCTCGATGACGAATCAAAGTTCAAGGAAGTCGTCAGAATCGAAGACGAAAACATAAAACGCAAGATCCACTACACGTACCGGCTGCAGTACCTCAAAGACGTTGTACTTGCACGCATTCTCGATGACCCCACATTCAGCGTCCTCAACTCACTCATATTCTTCCATCAGGTCGATATTGTCCAGCATCTGCAAGCGAATGTACCCTTCTTGAAGGAGCTGTTTGGTATATTTTCGCCAAAAGAGCAAAACCTGGCGCGAAAAAGAGACGCCGTGCTGTTCATCCAGCAATGTTGCGCAATAGCCAAGAGCTTGCAGGCAAACGTCAGAGCCCAACTATACCAAAACTTCATTAGCAGCGGTCTGCTAGAAGTAATACAGTTTGCGCTCAAGCACCAGGACGCATCGGTTCGTGTGGCAGGAACGGATATACTTGTGTCTCTAATCGACCATGACGCTCTCATGGTGCGAAGCTACATCTTCAAGGCCATACAGGAAAAGACAAAGCCGCTCACCGACACCCTGATTGAGTTGCTGCTCATCGAGGTGGACCTGGGTGTCAAGGCGCAAATGGCCGATGCGATCAAGATCTTACTTGACCCCAATGCCAACTCAGCATCCATCGAAGCGCTCGGAAGGACCAACAGCGACTTCCTCGCTAAGATGAGAGGCCAATTACCATCCATACCGCAGACAGACTCTTTCATCCAGAACTTCTACGACGAGTCCGCGCGGAAGTTATTCCAACCTTTGAAGGACCTCGAAGGCAGGGAATCAA TGGACGATTTGACAATGCAACAAGTGTCATTGTACGCCCATCTAGTCGAGGTTCTCTGCTTCTTCATCCGCCAGCATTCCTTCCGCAGCAAATATTTCATCTTGTCCGAAGGCCTGGCGGTTCGCGTTGCCCAACTCATGGGCTGCCCAGAGAAGCACCTAAAGCTCA CCGCGCTCAAGTACTTCCGTACTGTACTCGGATTCCACGACGAAACGCACAATCGTCAGATAATTGCCCATGAGCTCTTCGAGCCGATACTGAAGATCCTCTTCGACACCATGCCCCGCGATAATCTCTTGAATTCTGCATGTCTCGAGCTGTTCGAATTTATTCGACGAGAAAACATCAAGATGATCGTCCAACATCTCGTAGAGACGTACAGGGAGAAGTTGCAGGCGATTACTTATGTGGATACATTCCAGAACCTCATACTCAAATATGTCCAGAACCATGAACCGATAACAACCCAAGAGCTCGACAACTCGTTTACAAGCGTAGACAGCGACACCCCCGCACGACATGCTGCGGCCATGAATGGCGGAAAGTGGGGTCATGGTCTTAAAGAGGTGGACCCAGATGAAGAGGCATACTTCAATACCTCAGATGATGAGGATGAACCAATTCCCGGGAGTGGAAAACTGAGCATAAACGGGGCGTCGCCAGTGCGACCTCTTGTCAACTACCCGGATGACGATGCCGACGATGCCGATATGGATGACCTCACAGCTGACGTTACCGCCTCTGCCCCCAAGATATCGTCCGCAACGCAGACTCCCGACGCAGCTACACCCCCACATCCGACTTCGACAGCATCACCACCCGAGCGTGTATCAGAGAAACGTCGCAGAGAAGaggacgaagaagatgagtTACTTGCAAGCATCTCCACCTCCGCTGGTCCTAAACGACGCGCCTCGACATCAAGCAACGCAAGCTCTGGAAGTTTACGTAACTTGCGCCGGAAATCGCCCAGTGTCAACTCCGGCAAAGATGGCGGAGGTACTCCAAAAAAGATATCACTATCTATCCCATTAAAGAGCAGTGGCGAGGGGGGCGAAGGCGAATAG